The Candidatus Moraniibacteriota bacterium genome includes a region encoding these proteins:
- a CDS encoding glycosyltransferase family 1 protein, producing the protein MRIGIDARFYGSVGKGLGRYTQKLIENLEIIDQENRYFIFLRKENFKEYQPKNKNFQKILADYHWYTFSEQINMPRILKRYDLDIVHFPHFNVPLLFRKKFIITIHDLILLNFPTIRGTTLNPLFYWLKFLAYKIVIRSAIKRAKKIIAVSQFTKYDIFKNYRVPEEKIAVTYEACDSRSSVANPDGKQAPRDYGIMKPYILYVGNAYPHKNLEALVLAFKKLNKEEKNLQLVLVGKEDYFYRRLKDFVRKREINNVVFAGFVPDNGLDIVYRNAELYIFPSLYEGFGLPPLEAMARGVPVVSSDHPCMKEVLGNSAYYFDAREPDNIARAIKTLFSSQSLREELMKKGSEQIKKYSWKKMAEETLQIYQSVKIKMQNDNVKFKNF; encoded by the coding sequence ATGCGTATCGGCATTGACGCCCGGTTTTATGGGTCGGTGGGGAAGGGACTGGGGCGTTACACTCAAAAGTTAATAGAGAACCTGGAGATAATCGATCAGGAAAATCGGTATTTTATTTTTTTGCGGAAAGAAAATTTCAAAGAGTACCAGCCGAAAAATAAAAACTTTCAGAAAATACTGGCTGACTACCACTGGTACACTTTTTCCGAGCAGATCAATATGCCCCGAATTTTAAAAAGATATGATCTTGATATTGTCCATTTCCCGCATTTCAATGTCCCGCTACTTTTCCGAAAAAAATTTATTATTACTATTCACGATCTGATTCTCCTTAATTTTCCCACCATTCGCGGGACAACTCTTAATCCGCTTTTTTATTGGTTGAAATTTTTGGCCTACAAAATTGTCATTCGTTCAGCGATTAAGAGAGCAAAAAAGATTATCGCCGTTTCTCAATTCACGAAATATGACATTTTTAAAAATTACAGAGTACCGGAAGAAAAAATAGCGGTAACTTACGAGGCCTGCGACTCGCGTTCTTCTGTTGCCAATCCAGATGGCAAGCAAGCACCGCGGGACTATGGTATAATGAAGCCATATATATTGTATGTAGGAAACGCTTATCCGCACAAAAACCTCGAAGCGTTGGTTTTGGCTTTTAAAAAATTAAATAAAGAAGAAAAAAATCTCCAGTTGGTTCTTGTTGGCAAAGAAGATTATTTTTACCGACGACTTAAAGATTTCGTCAGAAAAAGGGAAATTAACAATGTAGTATTCGCCGGATTTGTTCCCGACAACGGACTGGATATTGTCTACCGGAATGCTGAACTTTATATTTTTCCTTCGCTTTACGAGGGATTTGGACTGCCGCCACTGGAAGCCATGGCCAGAGGCGTGCCGGTGGTCTCATCGGATCATCCCTGCATGAAAGAGGTTTTGGGAAACAGTGCTTATTATTTTGATGCCAGAGAACCGGATAATATAGCTCGCGCGATAAAAACACTTTTTAGCAGTCAATCCTTGCGGGAGGAATTGATGAAAAAAGGATCCGAGCAGATAAAAAAATACAGCTGGAAAAAGATGGCAGAGGAAACGTTGCAAATATATCAAAGTGTAAAAATCAAAATGCAAAATGACAATGTAAAATTCAAAAATTTTTAA